Genomic segment of Arachis hypogaea cultivar Tifrunner chromosome 16, arahy.Tifrunner.gnm2.J5K5, whole genome shotgun sequence:
tgcacttctgcctctggCTTAACAACTCTCTGTGATGGGTTCAATTTGACTAGGAGTCCattcatcagttcttcccatccgataatgcttccttgtggaaaagcttcaaaccattgggcaacatcattcatggctatggatagttgcttcgaactATGGGTTACGTTATCATCCAAGGTGGGGATATTACTCTCATGATTACTAGAATTTGTTGAAttcccctccatgatctgcacagtcacaaaCAATTCAAGTGATGATGGAATATTTTTAAGCTTAGAATGTGATTCAGAAGGTTAGCTGGCACAAAGCATCAAACAGTTGATGGACTTGGGAGATTAGTGGCAGAAATTGCTTCTCTTGTGTAAGCAAGAGCATTGCATAGAGCCAGATTTCCAGGAAAACTTCACTTTGTTGCTAAAGCAAAGTTTCAGTCATCTCAggaaaaaattcaaacagttagtgggttaattgaaaattaaagaacagaaaagtaaaaatgctagatctagatcaccacctcacttaatcattgtcaatctaatcaatccccggcaacggcgccaaaaacttgatgggatattttagcggagaaacgaatttctcctaaaacacccaaaactaaccggcaagtgcaccgggtcgcatcaagtaataataactcacgggagtgaggtcgatcgcacagggattgaaggattgagcaattttagtttagtggttgatttagtcaagcgaatcaagatttggttgagagatttatgatttgcagaatttaaattgcatagaaagtaaagggaatgggtagttggcatgaaattaaagagaataggaattaaagtgctgaatcttaaagaacaagaaattaaatggcagaaacttagaacacaagaaatgtaaattgcaaaatcttaaagtgcaagaaatgtaaatggcttgaattgtaaagggaatggggagttggatttgcagaaattaaacaaggaaatgtaaaattgcaacaagcagaggaataaaagaacacttggattgaatcagatctagaaacagaattgtaaatgagcttgaaaacagtaaacagggaatgggaaatgggaaatccggatctcaggacccaagagactagaaaaccaagtctagatctcaatgccttcctagatccaacaagaacaattgcaaaggaaattgtaaattgcaaagaaagtaggtgaagaacaattaaccgaaactgaaattcaattttgCAGTAAAATAAGGCAGAgaggtctcaggatgagattgaaacagaatttcttcaattctccaacccaagatccaagacaagtgtaattgaaattcaaaacaagaaaactaagaggaagggaattcaattctccttccccgagacttagaaattaaaattcactcaacaccaaaagctttccgaaaactctctatgaaaactccAAAGAAAAGCTCttctaaaacttaaattctaatatatttatacactttcttcaaatggtcttcaagccttcaattgggcctttgctcttggtggaattgggttgagagaggccttggttgattgctcttggagtttggaaaagaaccgaattgaaccgggttggaatcatgaaagcttgagtgaaagttggagtaaaagttagggtctaacttttgctccaacttttcacatcagcacccttgttttgctgataccaacgttggggcaaaagttagggggtcTAACtcttgctccaacgttggcctccccttagttattcatggcgccaacgttagccagaaagttaggggctaacgttggcgcaaacttttgctagcccagtgagtttttcaagcgccaacgttagccaaaaagttaggggctaacgttggcgcaaacttttggtgcatccagggagtgtttttcatgccaaaagttagccaaaaagttaggggctaacttttgctccagcttttgcccaaaagttagccaaaaagttaggggctaacttttgctccagcttttgcttcctggttcataatttatccaagactcaagtcattcctcctagccattccttcttgcatcaacctttctccaagctttcttcacctatcattaatcaaccaaacacatcaaagctatgctcaaaatcatgagatattcattctttcataatatatgacaattatagcataaaacctcatgaaataacatgaattcatacatggttgattaaatcaaaggaaacatgaaaatctacccaattggcttgcttttggctcaagaaagtgcataattcaattgaaaacaaaagaaaaaggctagtgaaactaggctaagatgacttgtcatcacccccgcaagtgcatgcataggatatttctccaagatggagctaggccggttagacaaccgcaaaggaggctcaacccaaccatcctggatgtagtgaagaaagaggtcaccagaTTACTggatgcgggtatcatatacccaatctctgacagtgagtgggtgagcccggtccaggtcGTCCCAAAGAAATCGGGCCTCACGACGGTCAAAAAGGACGATGGTgaaatggtcactaaaagagtacaaaatgcgtggcgagtgtgtattgattacagaagattgAATGCCACTACACGGAAGGACCACTACCCCTTGCCCTTCATCGATTagatgttggaccgtttggcgggtaaatctcactactgctttcttgatggatttactggctacttccagattcatattgctcctgaagatcaggaaaagaccacatttacttgtccgtttggcacctttgcctataaaaggatgccatttggactatgtaatgcacctgccacttttcagcggtgcatgacgagtgtcttttctgatctaatggagaattgtctggaagtctttctGGATGACTTCAGCATTTATGGTACTtcgtttgattgttgcttagataacttggccaaggtcttagctagatgtgttgacactaaccttgtcttaaattttgaaaaatgtcacttcattgtacgacaaggtatagtgtttggacatgtagtatctcatgaaggcatttctgtcaatgttctgaaaaccggttcgaacTAGCTGGTCGAACCGGTCGAACCGTGAACCGGACACTAAAGCGGTTCGGTCAACAAAGAAAACCGCAGAATTTGATAACCGGCATTGAACTGACGAACCGGCCGGTtaccggtcggtcgaaccgaaccgggACCCGGCCGGTTTTTTAAGCTGCCAGCAAAACGTCGTCGTTTTGCAATGTGGGAACCCTAATTCCCTTTTCTCCTTCGTCACTTCGTGCTTCTCCTTCACTCCAGCCTCCAGCGTCCCAGTCCCACACTCCCACTCCCACAGCACAACACCGACGAGGCCACGAGGCCACGACCCACCACGACCCACCGGCCACCACTGTGAGAGACAGAACGCCTGAAGCACTCAACGCACCAACCTCCATCGCGCCCTCAGCAGCGTCGCGCCCTCAGCAGCGTCGCCCTCAGCAGCGTCGCGCCCTCAGCAGCGTCGCCCTCAGCAGCGTCGCGTCCTCAGCAGCGTCGCGCCCTCAGCAGCGTCAGCACGGTCAGCGCCCTCAGCCACTTCGCCGTCAGCGTCTGCCTCTGAGAGAAAGCAATAGAGAAGCGTCAGCACTCAGCAGCGTTGAAGAACTGAAGTCCTCATttccaggtaatttttattttttaatttagttatgaacATGATTTTGTGATGAAATCTGATATTCTGTGAACTCTGTGAACAAAGAATTTTGATGAAACTTTGAGTCTCTGAAACTGTTATGAGTGAACTGACTGAACTATGATGAAGTCATGAAACTGTGATGAAATATGAATTGATTTTGTGAATTCTGATTTTGTAAAATCTGATAGTGTGAACTCTGATTTTGTGACATGATTTTGTCATTGTGAACTCTGGTTTTGTATACTCTGATTTTGAGAGATGATTTTGtgaattgaattctgaattttttgaACCTGAGATGTTGTTTGTATACtctgattttggaatttggatgttgTTTGTTCATTTGCTGTGAACTTGAGagttgagattattgggttggattgCTGGTAATATTTAGGTATGGAAGAAAGTATCAACCAAGACCTACCTAGGAATAATAATGCTGAAAATAATTCTGCTTCGAATGAACGTTCTCTTCCTCCCGCGAGTAGCGAAAATCAGTCACAAACTTCTAGTGTTAGGGGGAAAACTGATCTTGCTTGGAGATACGTTGCTTTACAGAATATAAATGGAAAGCCGCATTACCAATGCTTATTTTGTTTGAGTACTTTTGGGGGCGGGGGAATTAATAGAATGAAAAAGCATTTGGCGAAGATAGGTGGAGACATAAAGAAGTGTTCTAAGGTCCCGTATGATGTAGAAAAACAAATGGAAGGTTTGTTGAAAGAGATTCAGAAAAGTAAAACTAGTAAAAGGAAAGTAAGTTTCAACGAAGAGGGTACCGATGAGTGTGAGGATGCAATTGATGAAGCAATAGCGCAAGAGGAACAACAAACTCCGAGTCAGTTACCAACTAAGGAGGTTGTTGGAGGCGAtccaaaaaagaaagcaaaaattattATTCCTCCTATGTTTGCACCAAGAACAACTCCGGGAAGTCAACCAAGTCTGAAAAGCGTGTTTCAAAACAAAGAGGCGCTTCATGAAGTTGATAAGCGAGTGGCTAGATGGCTTTTGGATTGTAGGATTCCTTTCAATGCGGTTATGTCACCTTTTTTTCAAGATATGTTGGATGGTGTAGCTGGCTTTGGGCCTGGTTATAAAGGTCCTTCTTATGACTCTTTGAGGGTTAATTTATTAGCCGATCTCAAAAGGGAGTGTCAAATGGTTGTTGATAGCTATAGGTCTGCTTGGAAAGAAACTGGATGTACTCTCATGGCTGATGGTTGGACAGATCAAAGGCAAAGAACATTGattaattttttggtttattgTTCGAAAGGGTTGTGCTTTGTGAAATCTGTAGATGCGTCAAGTATGGTTAAAAATGCTTCTAGCTTGTGTGACTTGTTTTCAAAGGTGATTGAATGGATTGGACCTGATAATGTTGTTCATGTAGTGACCGATAATGCTGCGAATTATGTTGCTGCTGGTAGGCTTATtaataagaaatttgaaaatattcaCTGGTCACCTTGTGCTGCTCATTGCTTGAATCTTATTCTAAAAGATATAAGCAGCATGCCACATATTTCTAGCCTTGCAACACGTGCTTCGAAGATTACCGTGTTTGTATATAATCATACGGTGTTCTTGTCCTGGCTAAGACAAAAAGAGGATTGGAGGGAGATTGTTCGTCCAGGTGCAACTCGTTTTGCCACTGTCTTCCTCACATTGATGAGTATCTTTGAGCGCAAATCGGAATTACAACATTTGGTTGTTGATACACACTTTACCGGACACAAATTAGGAAGGAGTGCTAATGGGAGAGCTGTGAGTGCAATTATCCTAGACAATAAATTTTGGGATGATTGTTTTACTGTATGCCAAATTGTGAGTCCGTTGATTAAATTGCTGAGGTTGGTAGATGCCGATGATAAACCATCATTGGGAATTGTTTATGAAGGTATGCTGAGGTCAGAAAATGGAATCAAAGAAATGTTCAAGCATAGGAAGAGTGCATATCAACCTTACACAGAGATTATCAACTCAAGATGGGACaaacatttgaaaaaaaatcttcaCGCAGCAGCCTATTTCTTGAATCCTGATTGCTTTTTTTCTGAAAATTATAGAGAATCACCTGATGTCATGCGAGCTTTACTTGATCTTGTTACATTGCATTGCAAGGTTAATAATTTAGATTCAGTTGAGGCAATGAAAGAAATACACATATATAGAGATCGAAAGGAAAGCTTTGATAGGCCTGAAGTTGTTCCAGCTGCAAAAAAACTTCAACCTGGTAATAATATCTGTTTGATAATAAGctttagttatttacttattttatgttttgatttccttaatttgataactaatacTTGAGATATGGGATTGTAATTTATAGATGAATGGTGGAGGTTATTTGGTAGTTCTGCTCCATGTTTACAAAAAATGGCAGTTCGCATTCTTAGCCAAGCATCTGCTTCTTCAGGGTGTGAAAGGAATTGGAGTCTTTTTGATCAAATTCATACAGCAAGAAGGAATAGATTGGAGCATGATAGGCTAAGTGATATTGtgtatgttacatataatttgcgTCTTAAATCCAGGTAATTTATATTTCATCCTTTCATTTCATATCATTAGATTTTGTATAGCTAATATACTAGGCTTatcatatattgtatttaatttgttaggaatgaaagaaaaaaaagaaagcaaaagtccCAATATGATCCAATCGATATTGAAACTATTGATAAGGTTGATTTTTGGGTGACGGAAGAGGTTGTTGAAAAAGAGCCTGATCTTCCAAGTAATATTGAAGACTTGCTTGGTGAGTATTATAGTTTATTGaacatataataaattacaatagcTTGGATCTTTAATTTATTGATAATGTGTTATATTTTCTTAGATGAGATTGATGCTGATTTAGatcaaggtggtggtggtggtagtactAGTACATTTTATGCTGCACCACTTGCTTTTTCTGGTCCAAGTAGTGGAAATGAAGGTGATGAAATCAATGACGCAAATCTGCAACAAATTATGGAGGATTTTGATGGTTGATGACAAATTTGGCTCATTTTGATGCTGCTATGTtatgtttggttgtttgtttgttgacttttgaactttgaatttgtatttgaatgagattataacatttggtttatgtagtacttttaatttgaatgatattttcaagtttagattagactataattatatttttatgtgcttatttatattttatttattattttattataaaacggtttttacggttcaaccacggtcgtaccggttgaacctatgaaccagtgaaccagtacctagagcggttcgatgaccggttcggttttcagaaccttgatttctgtagacccggctaaggtcgatgttatcaccactttacctcacccctcatctatGAGGGAGGTCTGCTCGTttttaggacatgcaggatttataggtgctttatcaaagatttcagcaagattgctttgccattgtcacacctactccaaaaagatgtggaatttgagtttgacagtgaatgtgtgaaagcttttgaagagctaaggagagttcttaccacggcaccgattgtgcgaggtcccaactggacgttgccatttgagataatgtgcgatgtgtcaaaccatgctgtaggtgccgcgcttgcacagcgcgatggtaaactcccttatgtcattgcttactcttctaaaactctagatgcagcacaatccaactataccactattgaaaaagaactcctagctattgttcatgctttagataaattcagatatTATTTGTTAggatcaaagatagtggtatacacggatcatgcagctttaaagtacttattgacaaagaatgagtcaaagcctagacttaTACGtcggatcttgcttttgcaagaatatgacattgagattagggaccggagtggatcttAAAACCTGGTTgtggatcatttaagccgcattgagaatttgaaatttgatccatttccgatcaatgactcattcccattggatagtttgcatgctgtgtcggatagcttttcttggtttgccccaatggtgaactacttggttgcgaaaatcttccctcctaacttttcaaaaaaccaaagggacaagttgaggagtgattccaaatactatatttgggatgaccctcacttgtggaagaggagCGTGGACCAAGTAATTGAAAGATGTGTCCCAGAGTCTgaaatccaacccattcttgaagcttgtcATTCGTCCGAATATGGTGGctactttggcccacaaaggatcgctaaaaaggtgttggattgtggattctggtggccaaccttattcaaggatgctaaccggttatgtgtgtcttgccatcagtgtcagaagtcgggaaacacatcccaaagggatgaaatgcctcagcaacctatgttgttctgtaagatatttgatgtatggggcattgactttatgggaccgtttcccaactcgagtgggtatctgtatattctgttagtggttgactacgtgtcaaagtgggtagaggccatacctacccgccttgacgatgccaataccgttgtttcttttattaggaaTAACATTGTATGCTGTTatgggtcaccacgagcaatcgtgagcgaccaaggatcccacttttgtaatagGAAGGTAGAGGCATTGCTCAAGTGCTATGGAGtgtcgcataaggttgctactgcttatcatccACAAATAaatggacaagcggaagtgtccaaccgagaaattaagagaatcttggagaaaatggtcaatccacaaagaaaggattggagcctccggttaggagatgcactatgggcgtatagaaaggcctacaagactccgatagAGATGAGTCCCTTctggatcgtctatggtaaggcatgccaccttccggtggagattgagtATGGAGCCTATTGGGcagtaaagcagtgcaacatggatttagccaaggcgggtgaagccaggaagttacaactagaggagcttgagtgtttgaggaatGAATCATATGAGAATGCCCAGATCTACAAAGAATAGACTAAAGcatttcatgaccatcacatccagaagaaggactttcaagaaggtgatgaggttctcctctacaactcgaggcttcgattcatgcctggcaatctccgttctagatgggaaggacctttcaaggtgaaggagataaatccctatggagtggtggagttgtttgatcccaagagtgaagcaactttcaaagtgaatggacatagagtgaagaagtatcatggctggtgtgcgaaatcgtgatctttacttccttggtaacgacgctaaaaacttcatacgcacgttcatattcttaattttgtttcacaactttgtacaactaaccagcaagagcactgggtcgtccaagtaataaaccttacgtgagtaagggtcgatcccacagagattgtcggtatgaagcaagctatggtcaccttgtaaatctcagtcaggcagattcaactgattttatgaattgatacataaaagataaataaaatataaaataggatagtggtacttatataattcattggtgagaattttagataagcgtatagagatgctttcgtccctctgaacctctgctttcctgctgtcttcatccaatccttcctactcctttccatggcaagctgtatattgggcatcaccgttgtcagtggctacatcctgtcctctctgtgaaaatggtccgatgcgctgtcactgcatggctaatcatctggaggttctcgatcatactggaataggattcaccatccttttgcgtttgtcactacgcccatcactcgtgagtttgaagctcgtcacagccatcccttcccggatcctactcggaataccacagacaaggtttagactttctggatctcaagaatggccatccatgggttctaacttataccacgaagattctgattaagaaatctaagagatactcattcaatcgtaggtagaacgaaagtggttgttaggcacacgttcataaggaatgatgatgagtgtcacgatcatcacattcatgttgaagtgcgaatgaatatcttagaagcggaataagttgaattgaatagaaaaatagtagtactttgtattaattcgtgaggaacagcagagctccacaccttaatctatggtatgtggaaactctaccgttgaaaatacataagtgatgaggttcaggcatggccgaatggccagcccccaaacgtgatctaaagatgaaactaaagatgtaaatacaatagtaaaaagtcctatttatactaaactagttactagggtttacagaattgagtaaatgatgcagaaatccacttctggggcccacttggtgtgtgcttgggctgagtttgaagtttacacgtggagaggtcattcttggagttgaacgccagtttgtgacgtgtttctggcgttgaactccactttgcaacttgtttctagcgctgaacgccagactgcaacatggaactggcgttcaacaccagtttgcgtcatctaaactcaggcaaagtatggactattatatattgctgaaaagccctggatttctactttctaacgcaattagaagcgcgccatttgaagttatgtagctccagaaaatccactttgagtgcagggaggtcagaatccaacagtatctgcagtccttcttcaacctctgaatctgatttttgctcaggtccctcaatttcagccaaaaaatacatgaaatcacaaaaaaacacacaaactcatagtaaagtccagaaatgtgaattttaattaaaaactaataaaaatatactaaaaactaactaaatcataccgaaaactatgtaaaaacaatgccaaaaagcgtataaattatccgctcatcaatggctacaagcccccaaaagagctagaggtgttcctattggtggatgcaccaaggagagaggcagcttaagaaaaggaccgtccaacttaaggacgttaaagaaaagtgcttggtgggaggcaccctaccgtggtaagatcttccttgtgtataccaTCTAGTTTATAACCCtaaattcttgtgaattttgtgatttattGATGATTGATTAATTACATAGGAATGCTAGTTTTATTCTTGTTTAATAAATAGGatgttcatatagttttcatcattttggtatggatgaattgttGAAGTAGGGAGAATGCCATGTTTTGGATAATACATGAAATTGTGAAGTGCTCTCTTTGACTACTAGCTTAAGCACCTACCAAGAATATGTTAGAATAGGTCTTgttatgttgaaaaaaaaaagaagagaaaaaggaaaaatgggcaccgacgcgccagcgcactgtgcgcgcgcgcgccggtggtGCACTTCCAACTCTtgggccaaaaacccgagagtcatGCCCACTTCATGCTCATCTCGCGCCAgacacccacgcgtccgcgtgcttgCCGCCCGCGCGCACCTTTGCAAATCGCCCATCGACGCACAAGCGcattgtgcgcgcgcgcgccgatggcgCTATGTGGACTCCCTGGAACGAAGACCAGAGAGTTATGCAACATTTATGCCACACTTGTGCCCGCACCGACGCGTCCGCGCCGGTTGCCAACTGACTCAACCACGCGCCTGCGCAAGGTGAGCGTCCGCGCGCTTGCGCCACTCACCAACTCTGGTACAAAACCCAGAGACttatgccaactttgtgccagtCTTGTGCTAGGGGCACAACTGACCTCGCGCATGCGCaccactgacgcgcacgcgtcccttgcCAACAtctcaccgacgcgccagcgcactgtGCACGCGCACGCCGGTTGCGCGAATTAGTTTTAAAGCTTCGCGCCTTGTTCTGTTCCCCTTTCTCACCTCTTTTCAtatcttctttctccttcttccttctccatcaattctcctttcttcttcttcttccacaatccaccactaccgtctccggccactcaccggcgacaaccacctcttccggtggcactacatctcttccatttctttctcatcttcacaaaagaaatttcaaccttgttcttttacacttctcaaggttctactcCCTCCATATctcatttattattttctttgcattatttcttcttttagttagactcttttttgtttgcttacttttcattttccttatttttccatggactattatatattgctgaaaagccctggatgtctattttctaacgcaattagaagcgcgccatttgaagttctgtagctccagaaaatccactttgagtgcagggaggtcagaatccaacagtatctgcagtccttcttcaacctcaatatgatttttgctcaggtccctcaatttcagccagaaaatacctgaaatcacagaaaaacacacaaactcatagtaaagtctagaaatgtgaattttaattaaaaactaataaaaatatactaaaaactaactaaatcatactgaaaactatgtaaaaacaatgccaaaaagcgtataaattatccgctcatcacaacaccaaacttaaattgttgcttgtccccaagcaattgaaaatcaaataggataaaaagaagagaatatactataaattccaaaatatcaatgaaacatagctccaatcagatgagcgggactcgtagctttttgcctcttgaatagttttggcatctcactttatccattgaagttcagaatgattggcatctataggaactcagagttcagatagtgttattgattctcctagttcagtatgttgattcttgaacacagctactttatgagtcttggccgtggccctaagcactttgttttccagtattaccaccggatacataaattccacagacacataactgggtgaacctttttagattgtgactcagctttgctaaagtccccaattagaggtgtccagggttcttaagcacactcttctttttgttttggaccttgactttaaccgcccagtctcaagttttcacttgacaccttcacgccacaagcacatggttagggacagcttggtttagccacttaggccaggattttattc
This window contains:
- the LOC112757319 gene encoding uncharacterized protein, with protein sequence MEESINQDLPRNNNAENNSASNERSLPPASSENQSQTSSVRGKTDLAWRYVALQNINGKPHYQCLFCLSTFGGGGINRMKKHLAKIGGDIKKCSKVPYDVEKQMEGLLKEIQKSKTSKRKVSFNEEGTDECEDAIDEAIAQEEQQTPSQLPTKEVVGGDPKKKAKIIIPPMFAPRTTPGSQPSLKSVFQNKEALHEVDKRVARWLLDCRIPFNAVMSPFFQDMLDGVAGFGPGYKGPSYDSLRVNLLADLKRECQMVVDSYRSAWKETGCTLMADGWTDQRQRTLINFLVYCSKGLCFVKSVDASSMVKNASSLCDLFSKVIEWIGPDNVVHVVTDNAANYVAAGRLINKKFENIHWSPCAAHCLNLILKDISSMPHISSLATRASKITVFVYNHTVFLSWLRQKEDWREIVRPGATRFATVFLTLMSIFERKSELQHLVVDTHFTGHKLGRSANGRAVSAIILDNKFWDDCFTVCQIVSPLIKLLRLVDADDKPSLGIVYEGMLRSENGIKEMFKHRKSAYQPYTEIINSRWDKHLKKNLHAAAYFLNPDCFFSENYRESPDVMRALLDLVTLHCKVNNLDSVEAMKEIHIYRDRKESFDRPEVVPAAKKLQPDEWWRLFGSSAPCLQKMAVRILSQASASSGCERNWSLFDQIHTARRNRLEHDRLSDIVYVTYNLRLKSRKKRKQKSQYDPIDIETIDKVDFWVTEEVVEKEPDLPSNIEDLLDEIDADLDQGGGGGSTSTFYAAPLAFSGPSSGNEGDEINDANLQQIMEDFDG